One genomic region from Thermoleptolyngbya sichuanensis A183 encodes:
- a CDS encoding flavin monoamine oxidase family protein yields MSLPEASGWLDANLSRRRVLQAGAVLGGTLGMGSLGMKDSVGDDRSYPSGQPTRSGENSSPVLIVGAGVAGLTAAYRLQQAGMPFELVEASARIGGRLRTVRNPDGLPGTVELGGEFIDTRHTHVRALAAELGLELSDLRAADAGLEPEVLYFQGQKVSHEAVVERFAPLAKRITQDLLAMGRGITYRQHNDHAAQLDRLSLAEYLDAAEIDPVIHQLVRVAYITEFGRDAEDMSCLNMLYLIGTEVGQWSTYGDSDERWHVVGGNQSIPEALAQRVAGAIALNTALESIRLAPDGRYRVSLRQDGKSIERSYEKVLLTIPFSVLRQVELAIDLPPVKQKAIAELGYGTSSKLAVPFQERIWRTRYGSTISVYTDLDFQNTWESARYSPGPSAWVTDLRAGRQGVLLAADSPATHAKALAADLDQIFPGIAEVQKGRSLRAIWAAEPHALGSYSCYRPGQWTAIAGAEIERVGNLWFAGEHCSLESQGYMNGAVETAEIATRSILQA; encoded by the coding sequence ATGTCCCTGCCCGAAGCGTCGGGGTGGCTGGATGCAAACCTGTCGCGGCGGCGCGTGTTGCAGGCAGGCGCAGTGCTGGGTGGCACGCTGGGGATGGGCAGTTTGGGAATGAAAGACTCGGTGGGGGACGATCGCTCTTATCCATCGGGGCAGCCCACTCGCTCTGGCGAAAACTCATCGCCCGTGCTGATTGTGGGAGCGGGTGTGGCAGGATTAACGGCTGCCTATCGGCTCCAGCAGGCAGGTATGCCGTTTGAGCTAGTCGAAGCCAGTGCCCGCATCGGCGGTCGGCTGCGGACTGTGCGAAACCCGGATGGACTGCCGGGGACAGTGGAACTGGGTGGCGAATTTATCGACACGCGCCATACCCACGTCCGCGCTCTGGCCGCAGAATTGGGACTGGAATTGTCTGACCTGCGGGCGGCTGATGCGGGGCTAGAGCCGGAGGTGCTGTATTTCCAGGGACAAAAGGTGAGCCATGAGGCAGTGGTGGAGCGGTTTGCCCCCCTCGCCAAGCGAATCACGCAGGACTTGCTGGCGATGGGGCGAGGCATCACCTATCGCCAGCATAATGACCACGCCGCCCAGCTCGATCGGCTGTCGCTGGCAGAATATCTGGATGCGGCAGAGATTGACCCGGTGATTCACCAACTGGTGCGGGTAGCCTACATCACCGAATTTGGACGAGACGCAGAAGATATGTCCTGCTTGAACATGCTCTATCTGATTGGGACAGAGGTGGGGCAGTGGAGCACCTACGGCGACAGCGACGAGCGTTGGCATGTGGTCGGCGGCAACCAGTCGATTCCTGAAGCGCTGGCACAACGGGTTGCGGGGGCGATCGCCCTCAACACCGCTCTGGAATCGATTCGCCTCGCCCCCGATGGGCGCTATCGCGTCAGCCTGCGACAAGACGGCAAGAGCATCGAGCGCAGCTACGAAAAGGTGCTGCTGACCATTCCGTTTTCGGTGCTGCGACAGGTGGAACTCGCGATAGACCTGCCGCCCGTCAAGCAAAAGGCGATCGCCGAGTTGGGCTATGGCACCAGCAGCAAGCTGGCCGTCCCCTTCCAGGAGCGTATCTGGCGCACCCGCTACGGCTCCACCATCAGCGTCTACACTGACCTGGATTTTCAAAATACCTGGGAAAGCGCCCGCTACTCGCCGGGGCCGAGCGCCTGGGTGACAGACCTACGGGCGGGACGACAGGGCGTATTGCTGGCGGCCGATAGCCCCGCCACCCACGCCAAGGCGCTCGCCGCTGATCTAGACCAGATCTTTCCAGGCATTGCTGAAGTGCAAAAAGGGCGATCGCTCCGCGCAATTTGGGCGGCCGAACCCCACGCGCTGGGGTCTTATTCCTGCTATCGGCCCGGGCAGTGGACGGCGATCGCCGGAGCCGAAATCGAGCGGGTGGGCAATCTCTGGTTCGCAGGGGAACACTGCTCTCTAGAATCCCAGGGCTATATGAATGGCGCAGTAGAGACGGCTGAAATCGCTACCCGCAGCATTCTTCAGGCATAA
- a CDS encoding single-stranded DNA-binding protein: MSLNVVTLVGRAGRDPDVKYFESGSVVCKFTLAVNRRTRNSDEPDWFNLEMWGKTAEVAANYVRKGSLIGVSGSLKFEYWKDRATGADRSAPVIRVDRMELLGSKRDNEAAAASGGYADDEF, from the coding sequence ATGAGCTTGAACGTCGTTACCTTGGTGGGTCGGGCGGGTCGTGATCCGGATGTAAAGTATTTCGAGTCGGGTAGCGTGGTCTGCAAGTTTACGCTGGCAGTGAACCGCCGCACGCGCAACAGCGACGAGCCAGACTGGTTCAACCTGGAGATGTGGGGCAAGACGGCTGAAGTAGCTGCAAACTATGTCCGAAAAGGCAGCCTGATTGGAGTCAGCGGCTCTCTCAAGTTTGAATACTGGAAAGATCGAGCCACTGGAGCCGATCGCTCTGCGCCTGTGATTCGGGTTGACCGAATGGAATTGCTGGGATCTAAGCGTGACAATGAGGCGGCGGCAGCCTCTGGTGGCTATGCCGATGATGAGTTCTAG
- a CDS encoding 16S rRNA (uracil(1498)-N(3))-methyltransferase yields the protein MSQFQRLTIAPDQISGSYIRLTPEQQHYLWRVLRLQAGDRLLAMDGLGQCWLVAVEPPDQMQILEEQIPIAPTELPRPVVLLIAMPKGQGMDDIVRQATELGAAQIMPILSDRTLLNPSPQKLDRWRRIAQEAAEQSERQFVPTIGEPQSWSDALTVWNAETCDAYLCEARGDRPHLLQKLLPTRGASPSTKPVAIAIGPEGGWTDAEIDGAIAAGYRVVSLGRRVLRAITAPAAALSILAAALEQDMPSS from the coding sequence GTGTCCCAGTTTCAGCGGCTTACCATTGCGCCTGACCAGATCAGTGGGTCGTATATCCGACTGACACCAGAGCAGCAGCACTACTTGTGGCGAGTGTTGCGGCTTCAGGCGGGCGATCGCCTATTGGCAATGGATGGTCTGGGGCAGTGCTGGCTGGTTGCCGTCGAGCCGCCCGACCAGATGCAAATTCTAGAGGAACAGATCCCAATTGCACCCACAGAACTGCCGCGCCCTGTTGTGCTGCTGATTGCCATGCCCAAGGGGCAGGGCATGGACGACATTGTTCGCCAGGCAACGGAACTGGGCGCAGCGCAGATTATGCCGATTTTGAGCGATCGCACGCTACTCAACCCCAGTCCCCAAAAGCTCGATCGCTGGCGGCGCATTGCCCAAGAGGCTGCGGAACAATCCGAACGGCAGTTCGTGCCCACGATCGGTGAGCCCCAGTCCTGGAGCGACGCGCTCACGGTCTGGAATGCGGAGACTTGCGATGCTTATCTGTGCGAGGCGCGGGGCGATCGCCCTCATCTGCTCCAAAAACTCTTGCCAACTCGTGGAGCCTCCCCATCGACCAAACCAGTGGCAATCGCCATTGGCCCCGAAGGCGGCTGGACCGATGCCGAAATCGACGGGGCGATCGCCGCAGGCTATCGAGTTGTCTCGCTGGGGCGGCGCGTGCTGCGAGCCATCACCGCACCTGCGGCCGCGCTGTCAATCCTTGCAGCCGCCTTGGAGCAAGACATGCCTTCCAGCTAA
- a CDS encoding cupin domain-containing protein, whose amino-acid sequence MTAVTMDHAPCLCDLAALYALGLLDDAGLQQINDYLEECPELATEMAELEETVAMLPYSLELVSPAADLKDRLFQRIYQDTVQPAGSVPSESASPPVAEPLASFSFRQVREAVAAARVLMRQFSSGNRLTVRGRDLDWQPYRVPGVSVAPLYVDLAKREVTALLKAEPGAVYPIHRHAAPEEIYMLDGDLRIDGEVYGAGDYIRSRQGTVHEPSETVGGCMFLVRTSLDDEYFQLQAH is encoded by the coding sequence ATGACAGCAGTAACTATGGATCACGCCCCCTGCTTGTGTGACTTGGCTGCACTGTACGCCCTTGGGCTGCTAGACGATGCAGGGCTTCAGCAGATTAACGACTATCTAGAGGAATGTCCAGAATTGGCCACTGAAATGGCCGAACTGGAAGAAACCGTGGCTATGCTGCCCTATAGTTTGGAGTTGGTGTCGCCTGCTGCCGATCTGAAGGATCGACTGTTTCAGCGGATTTATCAAGACACGGTTCAGCCCGCTGGCTCAGTCCCGTCCGAATCCGCCTCTCCGCCGGTCGCAGAACCGCTCGCCTCCTTTTCATTCCGCCAGGTACGCGAGGCTGTTGCTGCCGCACGGGTATTGATGCGCCAGTTTTCTAGCGGCAACCGACTGACCGTGCGCGGTCGCGACCTTGACTGGCAGCCCTATCGGGTTCCTGGTGTTTCCGTCGCTCCGCTCTACGTAGATCTGGCAAAGCGAGAAGTAACCGCGCTGCTCAAGGCGGAGCCGGGTGCAGTCTATCCGATTCATCGTCATGCGGCTCCCGAAGAGATTTACATGCTCGATGGTGATCTGAGAATTGACGGTGAGGTGTATGGCGCAGGGGACTACATTCGCTCTCGCCAGGGAACGGTGCATGAGCCATCTGAAACGGTGGGCGGCTGCATGTTCTTGGTGCGAACTTCGCTAGACGATGAGTATTTTCAGCTTCAAGCGCACTAG
- the mrdA gene encoding penicillin-binding protein 2, translating into MTLTQNPPTVRQQTGRTVGKSYQSLVVMLTVTVALLGGIGTRLAYLQLVEGQYNRQLADDNRVRLIPRPPERGRILDRKGRTLAGSRLSYAVFLWPIANRQANWRPIVKRLSTILNIPEETIQKRLDQAGYSSPELLRIARGISPAQVTALAEFSQQMPGVQVQAEAVRYYPHGDLAAHVLGYTGEMSDEDLERRRSEGYRLGDVVGQMGVEAAFERQLRGQWGGQQVEVDGMGHVLRVLGEKSARAGNTVTLTLDLDLQKAAETVLGDRKGAIVALDPRNGAVLALVSRPAFDPNLFSTHITDAQWQELQSKSYPFVNRALQGYPPASTFKIVTTTAAIESGRYSPSTVLRTRPYIEVGGIKFWDWNNAGFGPLDFRGAMAWSSDTFFYQTAMGMGHEPLIEWTRRYGFGRKTGIELAAEESAGLVPDPVWKRENLDEEWFIGDTINMSIGQGYMQASPLQVAVMFAVPANGGDLVRPHLLKDQEAARSWRTPIGLSPTTLRILQDGLRRVVSSGTGTVMNTPSLPPNAGKTGTAEDPPRKSHAWYGGYAPLDNPEIVVVAFIENSPEGGGGKVAAPMVKQVLETYFNKTQPDSQAAPQGGVVSD; encoded by the coding sequence ATGACGCTGACGCAAAATCCGCCAACCGTGCGGCAACAAACGGGCCGCACCGTGGGCAAGTCCTACCAATCGCTGGTGGTGATGCTCACCGTCACCGTCGCTCTGCTAGGAGGCATCGGCACTCGCCTGGCCTACCTGCAACTGGTCGAAGGGCAATACAATCGGCAATTGGCAGACGACAACCGGGTGCGGCTGATTCCTCGACCGCCAGAGCGGGGGCGAATCCTCGACCGCAAAGGGCGGACGCTGGCAGGGAGCCGCCTTTCCTATGCGGTGTTTCTCTGGCCGATTGCCAATCGCCAGGCCAACTGGCGGCCCATTGTCAAGCGGCTATCCACGATCCTCAATATTCCTGAAGAGACTATCCAGAAGCGGCTAGATCAGGCTGGCTATAGCTCTCCAGAACTACTCCGCATCGCTCGTGGCATCAGCCCCGCCCAGGTAACAGCGCTGGCCGAGTTTAGCCAGCAGATGCCGGGGGTGCAGGTGCAGGCAGAGGCGGTGCGCTACTATCCCCACGGGGATCTGGCGGCCCATGTGCTGGGCTATACGGGCGAAATGTCAGACGAAGACTTGGAACGGCGGCGGTCTGAAGGCTATCGCTTGGGGGATGTGGTCGGGCAGATGGGCGTGGAGGCGGCGTTTGAACGGCAACTCCGGGGGCAGTGGGGCGGGCAGCAGGTCGAGGTGGACGGCATGGGCCATGTGCTGCGAGTGCTGGGCGAAAAGTCGGCACGGGCGGGCAATACCGTGACGCTGACGCTGGATCTAGATTTGCAAAAGGCGGCGGAAACGGTGTTGGGCGATCGCAAAGGGGCGATCGTTGCCCTCGATCCGCGCAACGGAGCCGTACTGGCGCTCGTCAGCCGTCCAGCCTTTGACCCCAATCTTTTTTCTACCCACATTACGGATGCCCAGTGGCAGGAGTTGCAAAGCAAGTCCTATCCGTTTGTCAACCGGGCCCTCCAGGGCTATCCGCCGGCCAGCACCTTTAAGATTGTCACCACGACAGCGGCGATTGAGTCGGGGCGCTATTCCCCCAGCACCGTTCTTCGGACTCGACCCTACATCGAAGTCGGCGGTATCAAGTTTTGGGACTGGAACAATGCAGGCTTTGGGCCGCTGGATTTTCGCGGAGCCATGGCCTGGAGCAGCGATACGTTTTTCTACCAAACCGCGATGGGCATGGGCCATGAACCGCTGATTGAGTGGACGCGGCGCTACGGCTTTGGACGGAAAACGGGCATTGAACTGGCGGCTGAAGAATCGGCGGGGCTGGTGCCCGATCCGGTCTGGAAGCGCGAAAACCTGGATGAGGAATGGTTTATCGGCGACACCATCAATATGTCCATCGGTCAGGGCTATATGCAGGCCTCGCCGCTCCAGGTGGCGGTGATGTTTGCAGTGCCCGCGAATGGCGGTGATTTGGTGCGTCCCCATTTGCTAAAAGACCAGGAGGCAGCCCGCTCGTGGCGCACTCCTATTGGTCTGAGTCCTACGACACTGAGAATTTTGCAAGATGGGCTACGTCGGGTGGTCAGCAGCGGCACGGGCACAGTGATGAATACGCCCAGCCTGCCGCCCAACGCGGGCAAAACGGGTACTGCCGAAGATCCACCGCGCAAATCCCACGCCTGGTATGGCGGCTATGCTCCGCTGGATAATCCAGAAATTGTCGTGGTAGCGTTTATCGAGAATTCCCCTGAGGGAGGCGGCGGCAAGGTGGCTGCGCCGATGGTGAAGCAAGTGCTGGAAACGTATTTCAATAAAACCCAGCCCGATAGCCAGGCTGCGCCCCAGGGTGGGGTCGTGTCTGATTAG
- the mreC gene encoding rod shape-determining protein MreC, whose protein sequence is MYVLRRWWGKNGLRLGLAVLALSTAWMLRQTQGAFVLELYRAISAPFQAKGPTRAEILNNAQVQELQQRLIELESQNRRLQELLNYNTTQPQPGIAAPIIGRSADHWWQQVTLGRGRRDGVEVGSIVSGTGGLVGRVVQVTANTSRVLLVSDPTSRIGVTVSRSRFMGYMRGQSGNRAVMEFFEKVPDVKPGDVVSTSSFSQLFPPGLPVGRIESVDFSKSPAPEAIVELSAPISTLDWVLVAPNPKPAATEPPPPPPPPPDSTLP, encoded by the coding sequence ATGTACGTACTGCGTCGATGGTGGGGGAAGAATGGGTTGCGGCTGGGGCTAGCAGTGCTGGCTCTTAGCACTGCGTGGATGCTCAGGCAAACCCAGGGTGCATTTGTGCTAGAGCTATATCGAGCGATCAGCGCCCCGTTTCAGGCTAAAGGCCCGACTCGCGCCGAAATCCTGAATAACGCCCAGGTTCAAGAGTTGCAGCAGCGCTTAATTGAGCTAGAAAGCCAAAACCGCCGACTCCAAGAATTGTTGAACTACAATACGACGCAGCCACAACCGGGGATTGCGGCTCCGATTATTGGGCGCAGCGCTGACCACTGGTGGCAGCAGGTGACCTTGGGACGGGGAAGGAGAGACGGGGTAGAAGTTGGTTCTATTGTCTCGGGAACGGGCGGACTGGTGGGGCGAGTGGTACAAGTGACGGCGAATACAAGCCGTGTGCTGTTGGTGAGTGATCCCACCAGTCGTATCGGCGTGACGGTTAGCCGCTCTCGCTTTATGGGCTACATGCGGGGGCAGTCGGGCAATCGGGCAGTGATGGAGTTTTTTGAAAAGGTGCCGGATGTGAAACCGGGGGATGTCGTGTCTACGTCGTCGTTTAGCCAGCTGTTTCCGCCAGGGCTGCCTGTGGGGCGCATTGAGTCAGTAGACTTTAGCAAAAGCCCTGCCCCAGAGGCCATTGTCGAGCTATCGGCCCCGATTAGCACATTGGACTGGGTGCTGGTTGCGCCCAATCCAAAACCTGCTGCTACTGAACCGCCCCCGCCGCCCCCGCCGCCACCAGACTCGACCTTGCCCTGA
- a CDS encoding sigma-70 family RNA polymerase sigma factor: protein MPPQPSTSEEAHLLARIAQQDQSALSLLYDRYARVLYSLAFRILGSVEEAEEIVLDVFSQVWKLAGRYDPQRGRVDAWLFMLTRSRSLDRLRSLQRVSKAVESSTEAAKTVPQAQISDPTEDVLINERRDRLLAAMQRLPVEQREVLELAYYEGLTHVEIATKTGKSLGTVKTRIRLGLNKLRQVLDALDLLD from the coding sequence ATGCCCCCTCAACCCTCAACCTCCGAGGAAGCGCACCTGCTGGCCCGCATCGCCCAGCAGGATCAATCTGCCCTATCCCTCCTGTACGACCGCTATGCGCGAGTGCTGTATTCCCTGGCATTTCGGATTTTGGGGTCGGTCGAAGAGGCAGAAGAAATTGTGCTGGACGTGTTTAGCCAGGTGTGGAAGCTGGCAGGGCGCTATGATCCCCAGCGTGGACGGGTAGACGCATGGCTATTCATGCTCACCCGCAGCCGCTCGCTCGACCGACTGCGATCGCTCCAGCGCGTCAGCAAAGCTGTCGAGTCTTCTACCGAAGCCGCAAAAACAGTCCCCCAAGCACAGATCTCAGATCCGACAGAAGACGTATTAATAAATGAACGGCGCGATCGCCTGTTGGCAGCAATGCAGCGACTGCCCGTAGAACAGCGCGAGGTGCTTGAGCTAGCTTACTACGAAGGATTGACCCATGTAGAAATCGCAACCAAGACCGGAAAATCTCTGGGAACGGTGAAAACGCGCATCCGTCTGGGTTTGAACAAACTCCGACAGGTGCTTGATGCACTCGACTTGTTAGATTGA
- the ftsY gene encoding signal recognition particle-docking protein FtsY, whose product MSSFNWFNRQYENQPAEAEPDPQKGAAPAPKSKAPADAAAGEAAIAQDYLAWAKSAYKNIQKRQQETAESTTPETVTELATTDEAASGAIADSSAAEKTASNPSEAVAPSELSTAAAPETAPETAPETAPETAAAPLPFWAQAEAERQARLEQLKAEAAQEAAAEAEKLATESASPTDSAPEPDLPLDESFLWSAQVLASQGRRADQVDLEEITWLKRLRQGLDKTRRSLVNQLRAIVGQGPLNQDAVMEIESLLLQADVGVEATDRIIERLQDKLRQESLPPEAAIAYLKEILRDMLDNPGGKPVSPTFAPEKDTLNIWLMTGVNGAGKTTTIGKIAHIAQKSGYKTLIGAADTFRAAAVQQVKVWGDRSNVEVIANPGKNTDPAAVVFDAITAAQARGTELLLIDTAGRLQNKKNLMDELAKVRRIIDKKAPDARIESLLVLDSTLGQNGLRQAEVFSEAAQLSGVVLTKLDGTAKGGIALAVVQQLGLPIRFIGAGEGIEDLRPFSSYEFVEALLSG is encoded by the coding sequence ATGTCGTCGTTTAATTGGTTCAACCGTCAATACGAAAACCAGCCCGCTGAGGCAGAGCCAGATCCACAGAAAGGCGCTGCCCCAGCGCCAAAGTCGAAAGCGCCTGCCGATGCTGCTGCGGGTGAAGCGGCGATCGCCCAAGACTATCTCGCCTGGGCAAAGTCTGCCTACAAAAATATTCAAAAGCGCCAGCAGGAAACCGCTGAGTCCACCACGCCCGAAACCGTTACAGAACTCGCTACGACGGACGAAGCCGCGTCAGGGGCGATCGCCGATTCATCTGCGGCTGAAAAAACCGCATCGAACCCCTCTGAAGCAGTAGCGCCCAGCGAACTATCAACGGCTGCCGCGCCAGAAACCGCGCCAGAAACTGCACCAGAAACTGCGCCAGAGACGGCTGCGGCTCCGCTCCCCTTTTGGGCCCAGGCCGAGGCCGAGCGGCAGGCCCGCCTGGAGCAACTCAAAGCAGAAGCGGCCCAAGAAGCAGCAGCGGAAGCTGAAAAACTGGCTACTGAATCAGCCAGCCCAACGGACTCCGCCCCAGAACCGGATCTTCCCCTGGATGAGAGCTTCCTTTGGTCGGCGCAGGTGCTAGCCTCCCAGGGCCGCCGGGCCGACCAAGTAGATCTGGAGGAAATTACCTGGCTCAAGCGCCTGCGCCAGGGACTCGACAAGACGCGACGCAGCCTGGTGAACCAACTGCGGGCGATCGTCGGTCAGGGGCCGCTCAACCAAGATGCGGTGATGGAGATCGAGTCGCTGCTGCTCCAGGCAGACGTGGGCGTGGAGGCGACGGATCGGATCATCGAGCGCTTGCAGGACAAACTGCGCCAGGAATCTCTGCCCCCCGAAGCGGCGATCGCCTATCTTAAAGAAATCCTGCGAGACATGCTCGACAACCCCGGCGGCAAGCCTGTTAGTCCCACCTTTGCTCCCGAAAAGGACACCCTCAACATCTGGCTGATGACGGGGGTTAATGGCGCGGGCAAAACCACGACCATCGGTAAAATTGCCCACATCGCCCAAAAATCGGGCTACAAAACCCTGATTGGCGCAGCCGACACCTTCCGAGCCGCTGCCGTGCAGCAGGTGAAAGTGTGGGGCGATCGCAGCAACGTAGAAGTCATCGCCAACCCTGGCAAAAACACCGACCCCGCCGCCGTCGTATTCGACGCAATCACAGCGGCCCAGGCGCGGGGAACCGAACTGCTGCTCATCGACACGGCAGGCCGGCTGCAAAACAAGAAAAACCTAATGGATGAACTCGCCAAAGTTCGCCGCATCATCGACAAAAAAGCACCAGATGCCCGTATCGAGTCGCTGCTGGTGTTAGACTCCACTCTGGGGCAAAATGGCTTGCGCCAAGCTGAGGTGTTCTCCGAAGCCGCCCAGCTAAGCGGAGTTGTGCTAACCAAGCTAGATGGCACAGCCAAAGGCGGCATCGCGCTGGCCGTCGTGCAGCAGTTGGGGTTGCCCATCCGCTTCATCGGCGCAGGGGAAGGAATTGAAGATTTGCGCCCCTTCTCTAGCTATGAGTTTGTGGAAGCGCTGTTGAGCGGCTAG
- the nusB gene encoding transcription antitermination factor NusB has translation MQARRIARELALLSVSQLPSKPEKLEAQQLQSVALAAVRTLTGEAHDMLETAAAEVERGSDRLLASETKAQDLDSARVMVKEALELAQAAINRIGTAVELPEILQLANHQEVRDYTLALLQTVSIRRAEIDQIISAAMVDWQLHRLPQIDRDILRLAVAEFQYMGIPDKVAINEAVELAKRYSDDDGHRFINGVLRRVVEKPEDRPEDRPEDKLEKA, from the coding sequence ATGCAAGCTCGACGCATTGCGCGAGAACTGGCGTTGCTGAGCGTGAGCCAGCTTCCATCCAAGCCCGAAAAACTGGAGGCTCAACAGCTTCAGTCCGTCGCCCTAGCCGCCGTGCGGACGCTGACGGGCGAAGCTCACGACATGCTGGAAACCGCCGCCGCCGAGGTGGAGCGGGGGAGCGATCGCCTATTGGCCAGTGAAACCAAAGCCCAGGATCTCGACAGCGCCCGCGTTATGGTGAAAGAAGCGCTGGAACTGGCTCAAGCAGCCATCAACCGGATTGGCACCGCCGTCGAACTGCCGGAAATACTGCAACTCGCCAATCATCAGGAAGTGCGCGACTACACTCTGGCGCTGCTGCAAACCGTCAGCATCCGCCGCGCCGAAATCGATCAGATTATTTCCGCCGCAATGGTAGACTGGCAGCTTCATCGGCTTCCCCAGATCGACCGCGATATTCTGCGGCTGGCTGTGGCGGAGTTTCAATACATGGGCATTCCTGACAAAGTGGCGATTAACGAAGCCGTTGAGCTAGCCAAACGCTATAGCGACGACGATGGGCATCGCTTTATCAACGGCGTGCTGCGGCGGGTGGTCGAGAAGCCCGAAGACAGGCCCGAAGACAGGCCCGAAGATAAGCTCGAAAAAGCCTGA
- the mreD gene encoding rod shape-determining protein MreD, protein MNDLLLLSPYLRQALNALVTAGSVLACLLVLPTRFVGMELLGVGPNWLLIWVVAWSVKRSPWQGAIAGVVLGLLQDGMTAANPTHTLSLALVGLLTALIQKQRYIQEDFISVALIVFGMAVIAETVTAFQFMLQDLRVPDRLSSRTLSEIWNYHQQIALCSAILSSLWAPALYYPLNRWWQRVSLADQLQA, encoded by the coding sequence ATGAATGATTTGCTGCTTCTGAGTCCTTATTTGAGGCAGGCGCTAAATGCACTGGTAACGGCTGGCTCAGTCTTGGCCTGTTTGCTGGTTTTGCCAACCCGGTTTGTAGGGATGGAACTGTTGGGGGTGGGGCCAAACTGGCTGCTGATCTGGGTTGTGGCCTGGAGTGTCAAGCGATCGCCCTGGCAGGGTGCGATCGCCGGAGTTGTGCTGGGGCTGCTGCAAGACGGCATGACGGCGGCCAACCCAACTCATACACTGAGTCTCGCGCTGGTGGGGTTGCTTACAGCATTGATTCAAAAGCAGCGCTATATCCAAGAAGACTTTATTTCGGTGGCGCTGATTGTGTTTGGCATGGCGGTGATTGCGGAAACCGTGACGGCGTTTCAATTCATGCTTCAAGATCTACGAGTACCCGATCGCCTTTCCTCCCGCACGCTTTCAGAGATTTGGAACTATCACCAGCAAATTGCCCTCTGCTCTGCCATTCTCAGTAGCCTCTGGGCACCAGCGCTTTATTACCCACTGAATCGCTGGTGGCAGCGAGTGAGTCTGGCAGATCAACTCCAGGCCTAG
- a CDS encoding rod shape-determining protein: MGIDLGTANTLVYVSGRGIVLQEPSVVAIDQNEKVPLAVGEDAKKMLGRTPGNVMALRPLRDGVIADFDTAELMLKHFIRRVHEGRTLVSPRIVIGIPSGVTGVERRAVMEAASQAGARDVYLIDEPVAAAIGAGLPVAEPTGNMIIDIGGGTTEVAVLSLQGTVLSESVRVAGDELSEAISQYMKKVHNLVIGERTAEEIKITVGSAYPTDNHDDIIMDVRGLHLLSGLPRTVSVKAPEIREAMAEPLSVIIEAVKRTLERTPPELAADIIDRGIMLAGGGALLRGLDTLISHETGIVVHVAADPLSCVVLGTGRVLENFKQLERVFSGHSRNM; the protein is encoded by the coding sequence ATGGGTATCGACCTGGGCACAGCAAACACCCTGGTCTACGTTTCGGGTCGGGGCATTGTGCTTCAAGAACCATCAGTGGTAGCCATCGACCAAAACGAGAAAGTACCCCTAGCCGTTGGCGAAGATGCCAAGAAGATGCTGGGACGGACTCCCGGAAACGTGATGGCACTGCGCCCCCTGCGTGATGGGGTGATTGCAGATTTTGACACGGCTGAGCTAATGCTCAAGCACTTCATCCGCCGCGTCCATGAAGGTCGGACGCTCGTTTCCCCTCGTATCGTGATTGGCATTCCCAGTGGCGTGACGGGCGTTGAGCGTCGGGCTGTGATGGAAGCTGCATCCCAGGCGGGAGCCCGAGATGTTTATTTGATTGATGAACCTGTGGCCGCAGCCATTGGGGCTGGCTTGCCTGTGGCAGAGCCGACTGGAAACATGATTATCGACATCGGCGGTGGCACCACCGAGGTCGCAGTGCTAAGCTTGCAGGGCACTGTGCTGAGCGAATCGGTGCGGGTTGCTGGCGACGAGCTAAGCGAGGCCATTTCCCAATATATGAAAAAGGTTCACAACCTGGTGATTGGGGAACGTACAGCAGAGGAAATCAAAATCACGGTCGGCTCCGCCTATCCAACGGACAACCATGACGACATCATTATGGATGTTCGAGGGCTGCACCTACTGTCGGGGCTGCCCCGCACCGTTTCGGTGAAAGCGCCAGAGATCCGTGAAGCGATGGCAGAACCTCTGTCGGTCATCATCGAAGCTGTTAAGCGCACGCTGGAGCGCACCCCTCCTGAACTGGCGGCAGACATCATCGATCGGGGGATCATGCTGGCAGGGGGCGGAGCCTTGCTGCGTGGGCTAGATACCCTGATCAGCCATGAGACAGGAATTGTGGTTCACGTTGCAGCCGACCCACTGAGTTGCGTAGTGCTGGGCACTGGGCGTGTGCTAGAAAACTTCAAGCAGCTTGAGCGGGTCTTTAGCGGACACTCTCGCAATATGTAG